The Bacteroidia bacterium sequence TCAGGTACAATTCATTGGCAATGCGCAGAAAGAGGGTTGTTTGCAGCGTGTTATGAAATGTCTTGAACGGCCGCGCAGCCGCCCCGCCATAGATCGGTTGGAGAATGGGCGTTTCCACTTCCATGTATCCGCGTTCGTCAAGAAAGGAACGAATGGCATTCACAAGCTGCGTTCGCTGCCGGAAAACCTGGCGCGATCGCGGATTTACGATCAGGTCCACATAGCGCTGGCGATAACGGGCTTCAGGATCAGCAAAAGCATCGTATTGTTGCCCTTCCTTTTCTTTCACCACGGGTAAAGGCCGAAGTGCTTTGGACAACACCTTCAGTTCCTTAATATGCAGGGTTGTCTCCCCCATTCGGGTAACAAATACAAAACCCCTCACACCTATTATGTCTCCAATATCCAACAGCTTCTTGAACAGGGCGTTGTACAATGTTTTATCCTCCCCGGGAGCTATGTCATCACGGCTGATGTAAAGCTGGATCTTGCCCGATTTATCCTGTAATTCCGCAAAACTGACTTTGCCCATGATGCGCTTGCTCATCAGGCGTCCTGCAAGTTGCACATCCTGATATTGCTCCGCCCCTTCCGTAAAGTTTTTCTTAATATCTGCGGCAAAGGCCGTTACTTCAAAGCCCTCAGCCGGATACGGTTCTATATGAAGCTGGCGGATCTGCTCCAGGCTCTCCCGCCTTTGCTGTTGCTGTTCGCTCAATTTTTCCTGCATTCCAGGTTAGTTTCCGTTGATTATTAAATAATTCCTGCAAAGATAGCAGGTAACAGGAATGGAACCTTAACCACTTTTGCCATAAATTTTTACTTTAAAATTATTTCTGATCCTTAAATAAATCCATGTACTTTTCCCTTTTTGGGTGTGCTCTATCCGGTTTAAAAAAAGGACCTGCTTAGTTATTTTATTTGTATTAAATAAAAATCCGGAATCTGCCAAATTTTAAACAAATAGATTAATTTTACTTTTGAAGCAAATATTAAAGGCTGCTACTTTAATTTCAAATTAAAACAAAAATGCCGTTTAATTTATTTCAATTTGAAAAATAGCCTGATGAATTCAAAAAATGTCCTGGTAGTAAAGTATGGCGGCAATGCCATGAGCAATGAAGATCTTAAGAAAGAGGTGCTGCAAAACCTCTGTATGCTTAATGACAAAGGCTATCATATTGTGATTGTACATGGCGGAGGGCCGTTTATTAAGCAAGCACTGGAGGAAGCTAAAATAGAATCAGAGTTTATTGACGGCCACAGGAAAACCACACCTGAAGCGCTGAAGCACGTGGAGATGGCACTCAAAGGGCAGGTAAATAGTTCGTTGGTGGGCATCATAAATCAACTTGGGTATAAGGCAGTGGGCCTTTCAGGAAAGGACGGAGGCCTGGTAACTGCCGCTAAAAGGCTCCACGAGAAAGTTGTGGAAGGGATTACAGAAATCTACGATCTTGGGCAAGTGGGCGATGTGGCGCACGTGGATACCCGTCTATTGCACCTCCTGCTCGAAAACGGATATTTGCCCGTCATTACCTGCCTGGCTGCCGATTCTGCGGGCAATACCTATAATATCAATGCTGATATGTTTGCAGGGCATTTGGCAGGTGCGCTTCATGCCGGGCAATATCTTGTGCTCACGGATGTGGACGGGCTGATGAACGACATGAATGACAGCAGCACGTTGATACCAAAGCTCCATCCCGCTGATATTGAAAGGCTGATTGCGAACAAAACGATCCGGGGAGGAATGCTTCCGAAGGTGGAATCATGCATGATAGCGCTGGAGAATGGTGCACACGCAGCAAGAATTATCAATGGCACAAAGCCCCGGCAAATCATTCAAGCTGT is a genomic window containing:
- the argB gene encoding acetylglutamate kinase, with translation MNSKNVLVVKYGGNAMSNEDLKKEVLQNLCMLNDKGYHIVIVHGGGPFIKQALEEAKIESEFIDGHRKTTPEALKHVEMALKGQVNSSLVGIINQLGYKAVGLSGKDGGLVTAAKRLHEKVVEGITEIYDLGQVGDVAHVDTRLLHLLLENGYLPVITCLAADSAGNTYNINADMFAGHLAGALHAGQYLVLTDVDGLMNDMNDSSTLIPKLHPADIERLIANKTIRGGMLPKVESCMIALENGAHAARIINGTKPRQIIQAVENIQTGTLITKQ